The following nucleotide sequence is from Salvia splendens isolate huo1 chromosome 2, SspV2, whole genome shotgun sequence.
GGCGGAGAGGTGGTGAAGGGCGGTGGATTTAGCGTTCACAGCAAATTGGAAGATCCCTTGTGAAATCataattagaatataaaattaccGCTATGcccttttataattaattaatctaaaaatattttttatgtggtaaaatctggaccactcatttaatagaAATGAGTAGCTGAGATtacatctcatttctcaattaacctaaaaaatctcaattgatcatggactcTCTATAATATGTATATACAGTCAAACACATGACGTGATTTAATTGTCAAAAAACTtgattacaaattaaaattagaaaataaatattattttttctgaAGAGGCagtgaaataattaatcaagGACATCAACTTTTATGGACAACATTAACATCGAAACATTAATACATAGTGCTTCATTCCTCATTAAATTAATGTTTCTCGACATCGCTTTTTTCGGGGTCtttaattactattattaaCTACTCGTTCTATGATTATTGTTGGTATAATGGTTGAATCTTATCATTAGCAAGGACAATAGCTATTCATGGCCAAAATCGAATTTCTCCTATACAAGCTAAAATCTACTTATTGAATTAGGTTGGAAATCTTGTAAAAAAAACAAGAAGATCAAAATCATGGTTACTAGCaatataaaatttcatttttaagcaTGTATACCTGACAATAGACAAGCATGCTCGCTCACAATAATTGAGAAAATTCCATGCTTGTAACAATCTCCAACGAAGTGTATATAATTGAAGGGCTGATTGGAATAATTACTCTATTTTTCCATTGAAAAAAGTAGACAAAGAGAATGACGGAAAGCATCAAAGAAAGCAACTTGTCAGCAAAAATCATTGGACAAATTTcattactattattatattttttgttttggtcATACAATGTTGGCGATGAGTGTTACATCACACTGTCTCTTCCTTTTCTTCGTTCAAGAATCAAGGTACaaggaaaaaaaagatgaaaaagaGGGTCGTTATTTTGACCATTTCTAACTCCCTTCTTGTCTTAACAAATAAAGAATCTCCCAAATCTAAacagaagagaaagaaaaacaagaatctTGCATTCTCACTTGGCTGTCTTTGATCATTATGTGCGCGTTAACATCTCCGTGAACTCGAACATTTGCCACTGAGGGGCCGTTAGAACGACTCAAACACGGTACCTGCTCCAGGAGGCGTGCGTTGTTGCCTAGTGATGGGAATCCAAGAATCTTGAAAATGAATTAGGCTCCGAAAAAAGGAGAAAACGATCAAGCCATGTCGTGTAAAGTTAGGGCGCTCCGAAATGTAAATATCTACATCTGAGGAAGATATGAGTAAGTGAGTTAGACAAGAAAAGTGATCAGAGGCATGCTAGCATTTGTGTTGAAAGATGGTGAGGGAGTGGCTTACCTTTCTCGATTTTTGGGCAAAGAGATGTCCCCGTCGTTCCTCTGTAGAAAAAGCCCGGAGACACGAGCTGCAGAGATGGGGCAACTTTTAGCACAAATGTAGTATGTTACAAACATATAGAGGTTTAGATATGTGTGGTCCGAGACAGCTAAACGAGAGGGATTATGTTTACTCGTACCAGATTCATTTCATCCCATTCTCAGAAGAAGCAGAGTTCTGTATACCCATGTGAGTAAGGTAACAGCTCCTCCACCGCGACTCTTGAGGAACAGCTCATACTTCTCCTCAGCCGGCTTGGTGTTGACTCGATCTCCGCCCAAAACACACTGGAAACAGGCCTATGATCTGAAAACTTGGACTCCCCACGAACGTATGATAATTGTTGAAGGCCACCGCCATACCACAAGATTCGATCACACCTTCATATGTTAACACCATTTACTATAAgcattcaaattatttttaacgTGAGGGGTACGTGCAGAAAACTTGATTCCGTACCATGCAGGTGTCCTTCGTTTCTCTTTCGGATGCATGTCGTCTCCAGCATATCTATCTGAGTTATGTGAGTATTTATAAGTAGGAGGGAAATATATCTTCCCTTCTCTCCATCCATCAAAAACACGACCCCGTCTCTGCTCTATCCGCAGCTGTCAAAAAAATTGTATTAGTCAATTTGCAAAGGAAACAAAACCAAATAGTTCTCAAATACAAAGATTTAAGAGCATTAGTATCATACTTGGTCTTTTTCCAATAACGCTCGCCAATTTTGCATTTCGATATGTGCTTTAGCAGACCGGTAAGGCAGCGCTATTCGATAGTTCAGATCTCCAAGCCAAATAATCCGACTACAATAAATTGTTTGCCATCAGTAAGCAGGTAAACAGGAGCTAGTTTTACTAGGCATAGAATCGAGGGGATCTTACTCGTGTTCAAGAATTGTCTCGGGTGCTTTCTCCTCATTGACACCATTGACTCGAGGGAATCTTGTTTTCCTCAAGATCTCCATGAAATCAGAATTTCGCCGTAGTTCATCGCCTTCTTTCTGACCAGAGGTCAAGTGACTGCACACGAAGCAAAGGCTCGTCTGGTGCAACAACATACTAATAGAGATGGATCCCTGCAATGTTATTGAATGTCAACCTATTAGTCGATTGTTTCAATACGAAAAACTGTTTAGTTGATGTAAACATATACCTTATTTCCGAGGTAGCCCATCAATCCTCTGCCAACACACGAGACCTTGATGTTCTTGACATGTTCTGCCAGCTCGCTCCGAACCCAAACAGTGAGATAAATCCCAACCATTTGCTTACTAGCTACTAAAGAGTATCTCGAGTGTCCAGGAACAGCGCATACATTTTCTGGCGTCTCGTTCGTGCTGTAAGACATAGGCGAATACAAAACTGTGCTAGGCGACTCCCCAGGCAGATAATCTTCATCAGAACCCAAACGTGAAAAATCACTCGCCCTATGTCCCCATGAGTAGTCACTCGGCCTCCTACTGGACGAGTAGTCACTTGCACGAGGGCCAGAGGAGTAATCACTTGCTCTCTGGCTCGAAGAGCAGTCACTCGGCCTATAACCCCTTGGATCATAATCGCTAGGCCTATGACCGAAAATTGCTCTATCACACACACTGTACCTCCGATCAAGGCGAGGCTGAGAGGCAGACATGTCATTCTCCATTCTCCAGCACTGTGGCGTCTGGAATGATCGACGTGGGAAGAAAGTTGAGGCCTTGTGCCTGCTTGACCCCTCAAAATCAGCATTCCACTCAGAGACGGGATCAGGAACAGGCGAGGGAGTGCAGCGCCCGCAGCCCCCGCTCAATCCCGGAGCATTGTTTAGTGTTCTCTTGATAAGGGCAAGCCATTTCTTGGCAGGACCATTGTCTTCAGCACCAAGAATGTTACCAGCATTAAGAGGAACTATCTCTTGAAATCTATTCATAttcaaaaaacacaaaaaagttACAAGAATTGGTCAAAAATCAGATAATATCAAGCCCTTCACAGTTTATAATCACCAATCATACCCAAGCACATAAATATCAGCAGGAGGTGCAGAGTGTAGCCAATCATCTAAGTTCAAATTTCCCGGTGGTGTCTTTCCTCCTACATTCCATGTCGATACAAAGAGACTGCTCGAGAAAACACAACACTTCAAAACCTCATGCAATGAAAAGGACTGAAAATTGATGGTATCAATTAAAGGAAACAAACCTGTGGTTTTGTACGTTTATGATCTGAGGGTGATCAAGGTAGGCTCTCCCACGCCTCGAACGGGAACGTGAAAAGGAGCGTTCGATGTTCTTTGCTGATTTTTCTGCAGAATGAAATTGATTACCCTATTCATGATCAATAtcatcaatggagaggtaaGAAACAGAACATAGTGATTGTCTTTTTAGTGAACTTTATATTTTTCCAGAGATTCATGATTTTATGAGTTTTTGGAAGAAGGTCAGAACTGTGATCCCACTGA
It contains:
- the LOC121784044 gene encoding type IV inositol polyphosphate 5-phosphatase 7-like, with the translated sequence MKNGNSKKSKLSWSKKLIRKWFNIKSKSEEFQAYEAVYGGGDAEWRNSFSEREPSTVKKIKTEKSAKNIERSFSRSRSRRGRAYLDHPQIINVQNHSLFVSTWNVGGKTPPGNLNLDDWLHSAPPADIYVLGFQEIVPLNAGNILGAEDNGPAKKWLALIKRTLNNAPGLSGGCGRCTPSPVPDPVSEWNADFEGSSRHKASTFFPRRSFQTPQCWRMENDMSASQPRLDRRYSVCDRAIFGHRPSDYDPRGYRPSDCSSSQRASDYSSGPRASDYSSSRRPSDYSWGHRASDFSRLGSDEDYLPGESPSTVLYSPMSYSTNETPENVCAVPGHSRYSLVASKQMVGIYLTVWVRSELAEHVKNIKVSCVGRGLMGYLGNKGSISISMLLHQTSLCFVCSHLTSGQKEGDELRRNSDFMEILRKTRFPRVNGVNEEKAPETILEHDRIIWLGDLNYRIALPYRSAKAHIEMQNWRALLEKDQLRIEQRRGRVFDGWREGKIYFPPTYKYSHNSDRYAGDDMHPKEKRRTPAWCDRILWYGGGLQQLSYVRGESKFSDHRPVSSVFWAEIESTPSRLRRSMSCSSRVAVEELLPYSHGYTELCFF